Proteins from a genomic interval of Physeter macrocephalus isolate SW-GA chromosome 21, ASM283717v5, whole genome shotgun sequence:
- the FATE1 gene encoding fetal and adult testis-expressed transcript protein, whose product MAGGPPNIKEDTEMSMAEALAPGSQGHKRKEHGSQSLGASQRQQKLVLKAAGSAAVWNMAATWSQKVVVNPGADMVAEIGLGELNGLEMEVTRRQLHVMAGRPRAVEDQGATRRHRGAAPSAVLLSPCWSPFLPFFSSLPRPPQPILLPALSSTRAISQLCLREALAAGRWRTCGIPEV is encoded by the exons ATGGCAGGAGGACCCCCTAAcatcaaagaagacacagaaatgtcCATGGCTGAAGCGCTGGCTCCTGGAAGCCAAGGGCATA AAAGGAAGGAGCATGGATCCCAGTCCCTGGGTGCTTCTCAGCGGCAACAGAAGTTGGTTCTAAAGGCTGCTGGCTCTGCTGCGGTTTGGAATATGGCTGCAACCTGGTCCCAGAAAGTGGTAGT CAACCCGGGGGCAGATATGGTCGCTGAGATTGGCCTGGGAGAACTAAACGGACTGGAGATGGAGGTCACGAGAAGACAG CTGCACGTGATGGCCGGGCGTCCGCGCGCCGTGGAGGACCAGGGTGCCACCCGGCGCCACAGGGGAGCCGCGCCCTCCGCCGTGCTCTTGTCCCCCTGCTGGAgccctttcctccccttcttctcttctctccctcggCCACCCCAGCCCATCCTCCTTCCAGCTCTCAGCAGCACGAGGGCCATTTCCCAGCTCTGCCTGCGGGAGGCCCTAGCTGCTGGAAGGTGGAGGACGTGTGGAATTCCAGAGGTCTGA
- the PRRG3 gene encoding transmembrane gamma-carboxyglutamic acid protein 3 isoform X1: MAVFLEAKNAHSVLKRFPRANEFLEELRQGTIERECMEEICSYEEVKEVFEDKEKTMEFWKGYPNAVYSVRDPAQSSDAMYVVVPLLGVALLIVIALFIIWRCQLQKATRHHPSYAQNRYLASRAGHSLPRVMVYRGTVHSQGEASGHREAGSPPQVALGPSRGGRTTVRLENTLYLPELSLSRLSSATPPPSYEEVTAPQESSSDEASVSYSDPPPKYEEIVAANPDSDK, translated from the exons ATGGCAG TGTTTCTGGAGGCCAAGAATGCCCATTCGGTCCTGAAACGGTTCCCTCGTGCCAATGAATTCCTGGAGGAGCTGCGCCAGGGGACCATCGAGCGGGAGTGCATGGAGGAGATCTGCAGCTACGAGGAGGTCAAGGAGGTGTTTGAGGACAAGGAGAAAACG ATGGAGTTCTGGAAAGGGTACCCGAATGCAGTCTATTCAGTCCGAGACCCTGCGCAGAGCTCGGATGCCATGTACGTGGTGGTGCCCCTTCTGGGGGTGGCGTTGTTGATTGTCATCGCCTTGTTCATCATCTGGAGGTGCCAGCTGCAGAAGGCCACCCGTCATCACCCCTCGTATGCTCAGAACCGGTACTTAGCGAGTCGCGCGGGGCACAGCCTGCCCCGGGTCATGGTCTACCGGGGCACCGTGCACAGCCAGGGGGAGGCCTCTGGGCACCGGGAGGCAGGGAGCCCCCCGCAGGTGGCGCTGGGGCCTAGCCGCGGGGGTAGAACCACGGTCCGCCTCGAGAACACCCTCTACCTTCCTGAGCTGTCTCTCTCCAGGCTGTCCAGTGCCACCCCTCCCCCGTCCTACGAGGAGGTGACAGCCCCCCAGGAGAGCAGCAGTGACGAAGCGAGCGTCTCTTACAGTGACCCCCCCCCAAAGTATGAGGAGATAGTGGCCGCCAACCCTGACTCAGACAAGTAG
- the PRRG3 gene encoding transmembrane gamma-carboxyglutamic acid protein 3 isoform X2: MEEICSYEEVKEVFEDKEKTMEFWKGYPNAVYSVRDPAQSSDAMYVVVPLLGVALLIVIALFIIWRCQLQKATRHHPSYAQNRYLASRAGHSLPRVMVYRGTVHSQGEASGHREAGSPPQVALGPSRGGRTTVRLENTLYLPELSLSRLSSATPPPSYEEVTAPQESSSDEASVSYSDPPPKYEEIVAANPDSDK, encoded by the exons ATGGAGGAGATCTGCAGCTACGAGGAGGTCAAGGAGGTGTTTGAGGACAAGGAGAAAACG ATGGAGTTCTGGAAAGGGTACCCGAATGCAGTCTATTCAGTCCGAGACCCTGCGCAGAGCTCGGATGCCATGTACGTGGTGGTGCCCCTTCTGGGGGTGGCGTTGTTGATTGTCATCGCCTTGTTCATCATCTGGAGGTGCCAGCTGCAGAAGGCCACCCGTCATCACCCCTCGTATGCTCAGAACCGGTACTTAGCGAGTCGCGCGGGGCACAGCCTGCCCCGGGTCATGGTCTACCGGGGCACCGTGCACAGCCAGGGGGAGGCCTCTGGGCACCGGGAGGCAGGGAGCCCCCCGCAGGTGGCGCTGGGGCCTAGCCGCGGGGGTAGAACCACGGTCCGCCTCGAGAACACCCTCTACCTTCCTGAGCTGTCTCTCTCCAGGCTGTCCAGTGCCACCCCTCCCCCGTCCTACGAGGAGGTGACAGCCCCCCAGGAGAGCAGCAGTGACGAAGCGAGCGTCTCTTACAGTGACCCCCCCCCAAAGTATGAGGAGATAGTGGCCGCCAACCCTGACTCAGACAAGTAG